Below is a window of Hydrogenimonas sp. SS33 DNA.
ACTATGAAAACGTGGCGCCCAAATGCAGCTACATCACCCCCGTCCCCGGCGGCGTCGGCCCCATGACTATCGCCATGCTTCTCAAAAACACCCTCAAAGCGGCGAAAGAGCGGGCATGAGCGAAACAGAGAACCTTCAAAAACCCCAAAGCGGTGCACCGCAGAAAAAGCCCCACTGGGCGATCCGCCTCTACCACTGGTCCAACACCTGGACCGGCACCGTCGTCATCGTCCTGCTGGTCATCTTCTTCGTGGCACAGGCATTCGTCATCCCCAGCGGCTCTATGAAGAACACGCTGCTCATCGGCGACCACCTCTTCGTCAAGAAGTTCGCCTACGGCGTGCCCGTCCCCCACATCCCGTGGCTGGAGGTGCCCGTCTGGCCCGACACCGACGGTGACGGCCACATCATCCGGGGCGAAGGGCCCAAGCGCGGCGACATCGTCATCTTCCGCTACCCCCGCAACCCCAAGATCCACTACGTCAAACGCTGCGTCGCCGTCGGTGGCGACATCCTCTTCGTCCACGACAAGGCGCTCTACCTCCACCCCCACGAAGGCAACGACTACATCGTCGCCCACTATCCGAAAGAGAAGATCGTCGACATCGAAGGAACCTATTTCGTCAAAAACCCCTACCGGGACGAATTTCCCGGCATCCACAACGACCCCGACGTCGTCGAGGACGGCTACGAACCCATCGAGATCTTCGAATTCGGCCCCGTCAAGGTGGCGAAGGACCAGTGGTTCATGATGGGAGACAACCGGGACCACTCCAACGACAGCCGCTTCTGGGGGACGGTGCCTTACAAACTGATCGTCGGCAAACCCTGGTTCATCTACTTCAGCTGGGACAAGAACTACACGATCCGCTGGGACCGCATCGGCCGCAACGTGGAGACACTGGAGAGAGAGAAACCCGCCTATGTCGAATGACCTCGAAATCGTCAAGGTCGCAGCGATCGTCCTCTCGCTGATGGTCGCCATCATCGGCCACGAGATCATGCACGGCTACATCGCCTACAAATTCGGCGACCCTACCGCCAAAGCGGCAGGGCGGCTCAGCATCAACCCCATCGTCCATATCGACCCCATCGGCACTATCGCCGTTCCCGTACTGCTCTATGTCAGCGGCGCCCCCTTCCTCTTCGGCTGGGCGAAACCGGTGCCGGTGGACATCTACACCGTCATCCGAAACGGCGGCTACAAGGCGGCAGTGGCCGTAGCGCTGGCGGGCGTGACCTGGAACTTCGCCCTCGCCTTCGTCAGCGCCGGCCTCTTTCCCATGTTCGACCGCCCCGACTCCCTCTTCACCGCCTTCATCGGCTTTTTCCTGATGTATTCGGTCATCTACAACGTGGTCCTGGGCGTCTTCAACCTCTGGCCCTTCCCGCCCCTGGACGGCGCCAACGCCCTGCGCTACCTTGCCATGGAGTACCGGTGGAAAGGCGTCATCGACATTCTCAACAAGATCGAGCCGGTGGGGATGGTGCTGCTCATCATCGTCATCGCCACCCCTCTGGCGGACTGGTTTTTCCTGCCCGCCGAGTGGCTTATCAAGCTTTTGTTGGGTTAAATTGACTATAATCGCAACATCATACATTTCAGGAGAAAGAGAATGAAATACTATGTCGGAAGCGACCACGCCGGATTCGCCGTCAAAGGGCTGGTCGTCGAGATGCTCAAAAGCCGCGGCCACGAAGTGGAAGACCTTGGAACCGACAGCGACGAACGGGTCGACTACCCCGACTTCGCGGAGAAGGTGGCCCGCGCCGTCGTCGCCGACAAGGGAAGCCGCGGCGTCCTCATCTGCGGCACGGGCATCGGCATGAGTATCGCCGCCAACAAGATCGACGGCATCCGCGCCGCCCACTGTCACGACTACTACACGGCCCAGATGGCACGGGCACACAACGACGCCAACATCCTCTGCTTCGGCGAACGGGTCAGCGGCCCCGGCGTCATCGAAAGCATGATCGACGCCTTCACCACCACCCCCTTCGAGGGCGGCCGCCACGAAGGGCGCGTCGAAAAGATCATGGCACTGGAGCGCACCCACTGATGCTGCTGGAGTGGTCGCTGGTCACCTTTTCGCTACTGCTGGTCATCTTCGTCGTGGTCAAGATGTTCTATTTCAAGAGCCTGACCCTCAAGGAGCAGCGCAACAACGACGTGATGAAACTGACCCT
It encodes the following:
- the lepB gene encoding signal peptidase I, producing the protein MSETENLQKPQSGAPQKKPHWAIRLYHWSNTWTGTVVIVLLVIFFVAQAFVIPSGSMKNTLLIGDHLFVKKFAYGVPVPHIPWLEVPVWPDTDGDGHIIRGEGPKRGDIVIFRYPRNPKIHYVKRCVAVGGDILFVHDKALYLHPHEGNDYIVAHYPKEKIVDIEGTYFVKNPYRDEFPGIHNDPDVVEDGYEPIEIFEFGPVKVAKDQWFMMGDNRDHSNDSRFWGTVPYKLIVGKPWFIYFSWDKNYTIRWDRIGRNVETLEREKPAYVE
- the rpiB gene encoding ribose 5-phosphate isomerase B codes for the protein MKYYVGSDHAGFAVKGLVVEMLKSRGHEVEDLGTDSDERVDYPDFAEKVARAVVADKGSRGVLICGTGIGMSIAANKIDGIRAAHCHDYYTAQMARAHNDANILCFGERVSGPGVIESMIDAFTTTPFEGGRHEGRVEKIMALERTH
- a CDS encoding site-2 protease family protein; this encodes MSNDLEIVKVAAIVLSLMVAIIGHEIMHGYIAYKFGDPTAKAAGRLSINPIVHIDPIGTIAVPVLLYVSGAPFLFGWAKPVPVDIYTVIRNGGYKAAVAVALAGVTWNFALAFVSAGLFPMFDRPDSLFTAFIGFFLMYSVIYNVVLGVFNLWPFPPLDGANALRYLAMEYRWKGVIDILNKIEPVGMVLLIIVIATPLADWFFLPAEWLIKLLLG